In one Amaranthus tricolor cultivar Red isolate AtriRed21 chromosome 8, ASM2621246v1, whole genome shotgun sequence genomic region, the following are encoded:
- the LOC130821700 gene encoding putative F-box only protein 15, with amino-acid sequence MNNTSLYLPFDIWTQIFALLSVETLVRCRAVCASWRAYIESPSFISKHRNLYNKHHLILGYSTRLDLHRVTNGRRFTTLAFLPPFSAHVFIPWIYGGCNGLFLITLNFDQDYICLWNPFLRKSLILPPCPIVSRFQSVHYVIGFSTSCDDYKVLAYRTKYKPAMAVYSLRNHIWTIKINPMNADAWTSLRTPFSRNKYVYCGWMIYWFTESDPGIIRSFDFNLEEFNNLAVPEPLKECKMLVLFAIDELLAVMSSSCIWILEKYDGEYTWRERCSESWIKTVFDIFKEHYISTIKVLFVEETNTFLMIGVNGSVHFYQVTSGVLGMLRNGAGYFLAVIDYVETLVLLTGTEGMTFQTFP; translated from the coding sequence ATGAATAACACTTCCCTTTATCTTCCATTTGATATATGGACCCAAATTTTTGCTTTGCTTTCTGTCGAAACTCTAGTGAGATGCCGGGCTGTGTGCGCATCTTGGCGCGCTTACATCGAATCCCCTTCTTTCATCTCCAAGCATCGCAATCTTTACAATAAACACCATTTAATTTTAGGTTATTCTACACGATTAGACCTACATCGTGTCACCAACGGTCGGAGATTTACCACTCTTGCTTTTCTTCCTCCTTTTTCTGCTCATGTTTTCATACCATGGATTTATGGAGGCTGCAATGGGTTATTTCTAATCACCTTAAATTTTGATCAAGAttatatatgtttgtggaatCCCTTTCTCAGAAAATCTTTGATTCTTCCACCTTGTCCAATTGTTTCTCGCTTTCAATCTGTTCATTATGTTATAGGATTTTCCACCTCTTGTGATGATTATAAGGTGCTTGCCTATCGTACCAAGTATAAACCGGCAATGGCAGTTTATTCACTTAGAAACCACATTTGGACTATTAAAATCAATCCCATGAATGCCGATGCTTGGACTTCATTAAGGACCCCTTTTTCTCGTAACAAATATGTTTATTGTGGATGGATGATTTACTGGTTTACTGAAAGTGATCCCGGAATTATCCgctcttttgattttaatttggaAGAATTCAATAACCTGGCAGTACCTGAGCCGCTAAAAGAATGTAAGATGTTAGTTCTTTTCGCCATCGATGAGTTGTTAGCTGTTATGTCATCGTCTTGCATATGGATTTTGGAAAAGTATGATGGAGAGTACACATGGAGGGAACGGTGTTCGGAATCTTGGATTAAAACtgtttttgatatatttaaagAACACTATATATCTACTATCAAGGTTTTGTTTGTTGAGGAGACAAATACATTTCTAATGATTGGGGTTAATGGTAGTGTACATTTTTATCAAGTTACAAGCGGGGTGTTAGGAATGTTGAGAAATGGAGCTGGTTATTTTCTTGCCGTGATTGATTATGTGGAGACCTTAGTGTTGCTTACAGGAACAGAAGGGATGACATTTCAAACCTTTCCTTGA